The Impatiens glandulifera chromosome 3, dImpGla2.1, whole genome shotgun sequence genome contains a region encoding:
- the LOC124929537 gene encoding ABC transporter F family member 3, with amino-acid sequence MTEVASKVVNEVLGRSVLDVDEPIISYIINVLADEDFDIGDDGEGAFEALGELMVDSCCVSDYSECRSVCSKLSEKFGKHGLIKPKPTVRSLAAPVRMFDGMDDEVVTKKKPEPVDGPLLTERDKIKIERRKRKDDRQREAQYLMHLAEMEAVKAGMPIVKVNHGEGAGSKDIHMENFNISVGGRELIVDGCLTLSFGRHYGLIGRNGTGKTTFLRHMAMHAIDGIPNSCQILHVEQEVVGDDTSALQCVLHADVERTQLLEEESRLLALQRDMEFETETEKSNGHVNGEMDKTAIGQRLEEIYKRFEAIDTDTAEARAASILAGLSFSQEMQKQPTKAFSGGWRMRIALARALFIEPDLLLLDEPTNHLDLHAVLWLETYLVKWPKTFIVVSHAREFLNTVVTDILHLQGQKLLAYKGDYDTFERTREENLKNKQKAFEANERSRAHMQSFIDKFRFNAKRASLVQSRIKALDRLGHVDEVINDPDYKFEFPTPDDRPGPPIISFSDASFGYPGGPILFKNLNFGIDLDSRVAMVGPNGIGKSTILKLISGELQPSSGTVFRSAKVRIAVFSQHHVDGLDLTSNPLLYMMRCFPGVPEQKLRGHLGSFGITGNLALQPMYTLSGGQKSRVAFSKITFKKPHILLLDEPSNHLDLDAVEALIQGLVLFQGGVLMVSHDEHLISGSVEQLWAVTDGKIAPFEGTFHDYKKLLQSSS; translated from the exons ATGACTGAGGTAGCGAGTAAAGTCGTCAATGAGGTTCTAGGTCGAAGTGTTCTAGATGTCGATGAACCGATCATCAGTTATATCATAAATGTCCTCGCCGATGAGGACTTCGACATCGGTGATGATGGTGAAGGTGCTTTTGAAGCTCTTGGTGAGCTCATGGTTGATTCTTGCTGTGTATCTGACTACTCCGAGTGCCGTTCG GTCTGTAGCAAATTGTCTGAGAAATTTGGGAAGCATGGGCTAATTAAACCTAAGCCAACAGTTAGGAGTCTTGCTGCTCCAGTAAGAATGTTCGATGGAATGGATGATGAAGTGGTTACTAAGAAGAAGCCTGAGCCTGTTGATGGGCCATTACTGACTGAACGCGATAAAATAAAGATTGAGAGGAGAAAGAGGAAGGATGATCGCCAAAGAGAG GCACAATACCTAATGCATTTAGCAGAAATGGAAGCAGTTAAGGCTGGTATGCCTATTGTTAAAGTTAACCATGGTGAAGGGGCTGGTTCTAAGGACATTCACATGGAGAACTTCAATATCTCTGTGGGTGGTCGTGAGTTGATAGTTGATGGCTGTCTCACACTTTCATTTGGGAGGCATTATG GACTTATTGGAAGAAATGGTACAGGGAAAACAACATTTCTCAGGCACATGGCCATGCATGCCATTGACGGTATCCCTAATAGTTGTCAGATATTACATGTTGAACAGGAAGTTGTTGGTGATGATACATCAGCTTTGCAATGTGTTCTACATGCTGATGTTGAAAGAACCCAGCTTTTGGAAGAAGAATCTCGCCTACTAGCATTACAG AGAGATATGGAGTTTGAGACTGAGACTGAAAAGAGTAACGGGCATGTGAATGGAGAGATGGACAAAACTGCCATCGGACAACGACTTGAAGAAATCTATAAGCGGTTTGAGGCCATTGATACTGACACAGCTGAGGCACGTGCAGCATCCATTCTTGCG GGTCTTAGTTTCTCTCAAGAAATGCAGAAACAACCTACAAAAGCTTTTTCTGGAGGATGGAGAATGCGCATTGCCCTTGCTCGTGCACTATTTATTGAACCCGATTTGCTATTATTGGATGAGCCTACG AATCATCTTGATCTTCATGCTGTTCTTTGGCTGGAGACGTACTTGGTGAAATGGCCTAAAACGTTCATTGTTGTTTCTCATGCTAGGGAATTCCTCAACACG GTTGTCACTGATATACTTCATCTTCAAGGACAAAAACTGCTTGCATACAAAGGAGATTATGACACATTTGAAAGGACACGGGAGGAAAATCTCAAGAACAAACAAAAAGCATTTGAGGCAAATGAGCGTTCTAGGGCCCATATGCAG TCTTTTATTGACAAATTCAGGTTTAACGCTAAGCGTGCATCTCTTGTCCAATCAAGGATTAAg GCATTGGATCGTCTGGGACATGTGGATGAAGTGATTAATGACCCTGA CTACAAGTTTGAATTTCCCACTCCAGATGACAGACCTGGTCCACCTATAATAAGCTTCAG TGACGCCTCATTTGGATATCCTGGTGGACCTATACTGTTTAAAAACTTGAATTTTGGAATAGATCTTGACAGTCGCGTAGCTA TGGTTGGGCCAAATGGTATTGGAAAGTCAACCATACTCAAGTTAATTTCAGGAGAGCTTCAACCAAGCTCAGGCACTGTTTTCCGTTCAGCTAAG GTTCGTATTGCTGTCTTTAGTCAGCATCACGTGGATGGGCTTGATCTTACTTCAAATCCTCTTCTATATATGATGCGATGTTTTCCA GGAGTGCCAGAACAGAAGCTTCGAGGACACTTGGGTTCTTTTGGTATAACTGGAAATCTTGCTCTCCAGCCAATGTACACACTTTCtg GGGGACAGAAAAGCAGGGTTGCATTTTCAAAAATTACTTTCAAGAAACCTCACATTTTACTACTTGATGAGCCGTCCAACCATCTT GATTTGGATGCTGTGGAGGCATTGATTCAGGGTCTAGTTCTTTTCCAAGGAGGAGTTCTCATG GTGAGTCACGACGAGCATCTGATATCGGGAAGTGTCGAACAGCTGTGGGCTGTAACAGATGGAAAAATTGCCCCATTTGAAGGGACATTCCATGACTACAAGAAACTTTTACAATCATCTTCTTAG